CTCGGGCAGGCCGAGATCCGCGAGGCCCGGGATGGACTCGGGAATCGGCCGGAAGGCGGCGGTGACCGCGCCTTTCTGTCGGTAGACGTTCACGCGGAAGCGGTGCCGGCGGCCGGAGGCCAGGGAGAAGTCCAATTCCTTGTTCTGCAGGAACTGCTCGCGCTGCTCGTCCGTCAGGAAATCGAAGATCAGGCGCTCCGTCTGCTCCGGGGTGAGGGCATCGGTCCGGCTCCGGAAGAGTTGGCCGTGAATCCGCAGGATGGGCGGGGCCCCGGCGCTAATCAGCAGGTCGGAGGCTTTCTCCTGGGCGACGAGGTCAAAAAGATCTTGGATATTCATGCGGGCAGGACTCCTGCGGGTTGCGGCGGCGTACAGGCGCGCCGTTTCTCCATGGTCCGGCCGGTATGGACGCGCTCTCCCGTCCTCCCCGGACCCCGAACCTGGGCGCCATGATAGACCAATGCCGGGCGGGATGCAACGGCGCGCTACCAGATAATGCGCACTTCCTCTTCGAGCTCCACCCCATGCTGCGCCCGCACCCGTTCTTTGGCGAGTGCGATCAGGTCCAGCACGTTCTGGAACGTGGCGTTGTCGTCGTTCATGATGAAGTTCGCGTGCATCGGGCTCACGATCGCCCCGCCGCGGCGTGTTCCCTTGAGGCCGCAGCGCTCGATGAGATCGCCCGCGTGCCCGCCCTCGGGGTTCTTGAACACGCTCCCGCAGCAGAAGCCCTGCGGCTGTTTCTCCCGGCGCCGCTGCTTGTAATGCGCGTAGATCGCGCTCTGGTCCGTCTCGGCGGGCGTGAACTGGAAAACGCCGCCGAGGATTACGTCGCCCGGATCGCAGAAGGTCTGGCCCCGGTAGCTGTAGAGTTCCGGGCGCATCGGGATGGTCTCCAGGCCGGACGGCTTCATCACGTCCACGGACGCCATCCACTGGCAGGTGCTCCCCTTCACCGTGCCGGCGTTCATGTAGATAGCGCCGCCCACGGATCCGGGAATGCCCGTGAAGCCCCCCACTCCGTCGTAATTGTGGACCAGCATGATGTTGCGGACCATGTCGTCCAGCTCGCGGCCCGCGCCAACATAGTAGCGATCGCCGCCCAGGCCCTCCATGCGCTTCAGTTCGGTCGTGAAAAGGACGATCCCGTCGAAACCCGCATCATTGATGAGGACATTCGACCCGCCCCCAAGCACCAGCTTCTTGCCCGGCTGCGCGCGCATCCACGCGAACGCCTCCGCCGCCTCGTTTTCATCCCGGGGCAACAGCGCCACCGTCGCCGGCCCCCCGATGTGATACAGGGTGTGCCGGGCCAGGGGATAGTTCAAGCGCGCGAATTCAAAGGGCGGGGTTTCCATGGCGGATAGAATACCCCATGTGGGAGTCGGGTTCCCAGTTTTCACCACATTTTGTGCCTCGCGGGCGTAAGCGGCGCCGCCTGACCACGGCGACAGGCGCCTGAGTTCGCCGCAATCCCCACCGCCTCCCGCAGGCGTGCCACGGTCAAGCCCGCAAGGGCTTGCCCGTGCAAGTCCCCTCAGGGACTGACACGCCACGCCACCTCACCCTCCGTTCCCCCCAAACCCCACCCCGTGCCACGCGATCGCGCCCCCCCAGGGACTGACACGCCCAACCACCCCACCCGGCATATCTGACCCGGACGTCAACTATCCCTGCTCCAATCGGGCGCACAACGCCCAACCGGCGGGGTCTGTCCCGTCATCCCCATCGCCACCCCAGGCGTGCCACGGACAAGCCCGCAAGGGCTTGCCCGTGCAAGTCCCCCCAGGGAGCGCCACGCCACGCCACCTCACCCTCCGTTCCCCCAAACCCCACCCCGTGCCACGCGATCGCGCCCCAGCGCGTTCGTGTGCCCGGAGCAACACCAGCCCACCACCGCCAGTACCACCCCGCACGAGCGGCAAAACCGCCCCACGCTCCAAGCCTCCACCAAGCTCAACCGGCGGGTCTGTCGCGTCATCCCCATCGCCTCCCCCGGGCGTGCCACTAAAACAGGGACAGCCACCTATTCTTGACAAATCCCCGTTTCCGCGCTATACTCTTCCCCATGCCAAGACTCGCACGCATCGTGGTGGCGGGAGAGCCCCACCACATCACCCAGCGCGGTAATAACCAGCAGGACGTCTTCTTTGTGGACGACGACCGGCGGGTGTACCTCCAATTTCTGCGGCAATACGCGACGCGGTATCGGCTCCGTATCCACGGCTACTGTCTGATGACCAACCACGTGCATATCATTGCCGTGCCGGAGGTGGAGGAGGCCCTGGCCAACGCCATCGGGCGCGCGCACTTCCGCTACAGCCAGTACTTCAACCAGTTGCACCAGCGCAGCGGCCATCTCTGGCAGGGCCGTTTCCACTCCTGCACGCTCGACGAAGCCCACTACGGCAACGCGATGCACTACGTCGAGCAGAACCCCGTCCGCGCGAAGATGGTGCGGAAGCCGTGGCGCTACCGGTGGTCCAGCGCGGCCGTGCATGTGGGGGAGCGAAAGGACGACGGCCTGCTCGACCTCGACCGCTGGCGCGAGGCCCACGGCGACGAAGCCCGCTGGCGCGCGGTGCTGGAGCAGGGGATCGACCCCGATTTCGCCGAGACCTTCCGCCGCAACACCCACACCGGCCGCCCCCTGGGCACGGCCGGCTTCCTGAGTATGCTGGAAGCCCAACTCGGCCGCCGCCTCCGCGCCCTGCCCGTCGGCCGCCCGCGGAAGGTAAAGACGGGTGGCGGGAGGAAAAAATAGAGGGCTGTCCCTATTTGCCTAGCTACCTGCCTCCTCCTGGTACGCTAGTATCATCAAGCCATCGTATGTAACTAGCATTCAAATGTCGTTTAGATATGCGAGTCGCCCTGTAGCCAGCAATGATAGAGTAAGCCCGGGAAGGGCAGCGATTAGAGACAACCACTATATCGGGGCTATGTCAAGTGAAGCGTCAATCGGAGGAGAGTACACAATGAAGCAGTTCTTCATTTGGGGGCATGGGTGTAATCAATACACACTTTTGGATACGACAACAATCCGCAGAAAGTCGTATGGAACTGGGCAAAAGTTGTCGATACAGAAGCTCGCTGGTTGTGATGGAAACGAGCACATCCTGGAATGTCCCTAATTCCGAGGAGGAGCACTATGAAGACTTTCTTATTTGTTGGAGCTATTGTCGTTCTCTTCTTGACCTCGAATACTACAGCGGTCGCCGGAACCTTCGTCCCGCCAAGGTTCACGGTGACTGCGGAAATCTCGGAGACAGCACTGATTGCGGGGGCACCACTCTATGTCTATTTGACAGTCACGCGGGAAGAGGATGGGAATCCCGAACTTGCAACCGTGTCCCTGACATCCATAAATGACAATGTCCGATTGCAAATAGACGACCTGAATGCCCAGGAGGTCAAGAGACGTCCAAGACAACCATGGCCTGCCGTTAATGGGCTTGAGTTCTTGCTGTTCAAGCCGCTCGGGGCGGGGGAATCGTATACCAAGACGCTGATCGTGCATCGCTGGAGTTCCACGGCGTTGCCAGCAGGCAGTTATACTGTCGTTGTGGAGGCGCCGCGTCTCAACTATTATATGGAAAAAAATCGAAGTGAATGGCATCCGGTGCTTGAGAAGCCATTCCGAAAGGCTATTCCCCTGAAGATTCTTCCACCCGACCACGAACGGGTTGCCCGAATCTTTGACGAAATGCTTACGGCTGTGACCGCGGAGAGCACACCCTGGAGTGATCGATATCGGGCTTTGGACTCGATAATCTTCGCGCAGGGCCCAGACGCTCTTGCGTCACAGTTAGGACTATTGGCGGCTATGGAAAAGGACACCGTGCGGTTTGGTTACGGGCAAAAGGAGATTGTGACCATGCTGTGGTACATTGTGCAGTCTGCGGACGTTGCCACCGCCCGCGCGTTGGCCGCGCTCGCACGAGGTCCCGTATTCGGAACCAATCTGGACGGAGAGGATCACTCTGGCCGCGGGATCTGGCCTATGTTGGGCTGGGCTATTCATGAGCTGCACCGAACGGGGAGCCCGGAAGTCCAGGCGGTTACGAAGGAATTAGTGGAGGTGGTGCCCGATAAACCCGGACTGGTAGAAATGACTTTCCAGCATGGCGGCATGCAGTTCGACAAGGATTATTAATGGGGGCCACCAGATCGCGGTGATGGTGGGCTCGGTGGCCATCACAGCGGTGACGGCCCAGAACTGCATGTACTACGGGTGGAGCTATCGAAAACTATAAACTAGGGACAACCACCTATTAATCTATCTCTTGGTCTAGACATCACCACCTGTTACGTCTATGATGACCTCGGTGCCATGATTGAGATGACGGACCCGCGGGGTAAGGTTACGGAGTTCGAGTATTCGCCACGGCGGACGCTTGGCGCTGATCCGAGCTGCTGCGGCGGCGGGCAGTTGGAACTGGTGCGGGACGCCCCGAACCCCGTGGCACGGAAGTGGTGGGTGCATGCGTTGAAAAAGCGAGGAGCAGGCAGCATTTTCGCCCCTTGATGCCGATGCATGCCGCGCGCAACGGCCCGACCCCGACCGGGACATACCCCCGCGCTGCGGCGTGAAGCGTTGACGCTCCGGGCGCCATTGGACGCGAGGGCGCCTGCCGCAACGTCTGGCGCCAGTGCGCGGGTACGTCCCTTGGGTTGGCGCCGCCAAGGGACGGGTGCGCGCTGCTCACCTCGACCCCACGCACATAGACCGGCGTCCCGCGCATGCGACCGCCGCCCTTCCCGAACACCGCCGGTGCGCGCGCCTGTCCCGGTCCGGGTAGCGGTGGGAGGCGTGACTGTGACGGGGGGCTTGTGCTTGCTCGACGTGTAGTTGGGGGTGGTATTGGCGTGTCGGTCTCTGGGGTGACTGGCACGGGCAAGCCCTTGCGGGGCAGTTGACAGTTGACAGTTGACAGTTGACAGTTGACAGTTGACAGTTGGCGGTTGATAGTTGTCACAGGGGTGGTGGAAGGGTGGATACAGGCCGGATGCCCTGCCTCCTGGGAGTTGAGCCGCTCGTGCGGGGTGGTTGTGGCGGTGTTGGGTTGGCTTTGCTCCAGGCACACGAATCCGCCTGGGGCGGAATCGCGTGGCGCGTTTTTGGGGCGTTGGCGCGGATGTTGGACATGGATCATCCCGCCCGAAAAGCGATCGCCCCGCCGCGTTGTCGCGCGGCGGGGCGTCGGGGATATCCGTGGGGATTGTCCCGGCGATCAGGCCAGCTCAATGAGCGAGGGGTCGTATTCTTTGGGCTGTTCGAAGCCGAGCAGGTTGATGAGGGTGGCGGCGACGTTGCTGAGGCCGGGGGTGTCGATCGCGCGCATGCGCCAGGCGTTGGCGCCGGAGTAGTCCTTGATGACGAAGGGGACGGGGTTGAGGGTGTGGGCGACGTGGGGCTCGCGCTTGCCTTTTTTCTCGGTGAAGAGGCAGTCGGCGTTGCCGTGGTCGGCGGTGATGACGGCGATGCCGCCGGCTTTCTCGACGTCGTAGAGCAGCCGTTCCAGGCCGAGGTCGACCGCTTCGACGGAGATGCGGACGGCGAGGGCGTGGCCCGTGTGGCCGACCATGTCGCCGTTGGGCATGTTGGCGCGGAGGAACTTGTACTGTCCGGTCTTCATGGCGTCGAGGAGGGCGTCGGTAATCTCTCCGGCCTTCATCCAGGGTCGCTTGTCGAAGGTCATGTTGTCGGAGGGGATTTCGAGGAAGGTTTCGAGGCCCTCGTTGATGTAGCCGGATTTGTTTCCGTTCCAGAAGTAGGTGACGTGGCCGTATTTCTGGGTCTCGGAGATGGCGAAGCTCTTGATCCCGGCGCCGCAGAGGTATTCGCTGATGGTCCCGGCGATCTTGGAGGGCTGCACGAGGAAATTCTTCGGCAGCTTCAGATCGCCGTCGTATTGCATCATGCCGGCGTAGAACACGTCCGGGCGGCGCTTGCGATCGAATTCGGCGAACTCGTCGCCCTCTTCGAAGCAGCGGGTGATTTCCAGCGCGCGGTCGCCCCGGAAGTTCAGGAAGACCACGGCGTCGCCGTCTTCGATCGCGCCGACGGGCTTGCCGTCTTCCGCGATGACGAACTCGCCGACGTGCTGGTCGGTTACCCGCGGGTCCTCGTCGTAGTAGGTCTGGACGGCCTCGGCGGCGGAGGCGAACTGCCGGCCTTCGCCGAGCACGTGGGCGCGCCAGCCGCGCTCGACCATGGGCCAGTCGGCGTTGTAGCGGTCCATGGTGATGTACATGCGCCCGCCGCCGGAGGCGATGCGGTAGTCGCGCCCGCCTTCGCTGCATTCGGCGAGTTTGGCTTCGAGCTGCTCGATATAGCCGAGGGCGGATCGCTCGCCGACGTCGCGGCCGTCGGTGAGGATGTGGCAGCGCACGCGCGCGACACCCTCGGCGGCGCACTGGTCGAGGATGTCGAGCAGTTGCTGGATGTTGCTGTGCACGTTGCCATCGGAGAGGAGGCCGATGAAGTGGGCCGTGCCGCCTTCCTTCGCGCGGGCCACGATGGTCTTCCAGGCGTCGCCCTGGAAGACGCGCTTGTCGGCGATGGCCTCGTTGCAGAGTTTCGCGCCCTGCGGGAAGACGCGCCCGGCCCCGAGCGCGTTGTGCCCCACTTCGGAGTTGCCCATGTCCTCGTCGGTGGGCTGGCCCACCGCCGTGCCGTGCGCCTTGAGCTTCGTGAAGAGCGGCTCTTCGAAGAGCCAGTCGAGCGTGGGCGTATAGGCCAGGTGAACCCCGTCGGATTCATCCTTCGGCCCCAGGCCGACGCCGTCCATGATGATAAACAGCAGCGGGCCCGAAAAGGGGGTATAGTTCGGCAGGGGGTTCAGGCTGTACTTGCTCATGAAGGCATTCCTGTGGTTAAGGCGGTCGCGCGGGGGCGTCCGAACGGTCGGGGAAAAGGGGCGAAAGCCGGGGAAGAGCGGCGTCCAGCGTCACGCGCGGGGCGACCGGGCGGAACGGGGCGCTGCTCGCCCATGAGTGTAGCGGAGGCGTCGCGCGCGTTTCAAAACATCCCCGATTCGCGGCGGCCCCCGGGCGGGCGTTCAGCGCTCGCCGAAAATGGCGTGGAAGTAGTCGGAATTGTCCAGAAGGCGGAGATCGATCGTCCGGAAGGACTCCACTTCCTCGGGCGAGATGGGGGCATCAACGGGCGTCTCATCGGGCTCACCGATCACGTGCAGTTCGGCCTCGGGATGAACCGGGAACGCGCGGTCTCCGGGGGCGTCGGGCGCGCCGTCGCGCGAGAAGAGACGCCCCACGCGTTCGCGGACGAACTGGGTGAGGACGGAAGCCACGTGATCGCGGCGATCCTCGGATTCGCCTTGCAGCATCGTGTGCTGGTCGAGCGCGAGGGCGGCGCCGCAGAAGACGGCGACCATGCCGTTGCACTCGGGGCAGGGTCCCACGATGATGGTGGCGGGGGAGGGCAGCTGAATCCGGCCTTCGGCGGCGCAGTGGGGGCAGGTGATATCAACGGTAACGGGCATGAATTACAAACTCCGTACTACAGGTGCACGGAGTATACCATGCGCCGGTATATCCGGCAAATGGCCCTTGAAATTCGGGTTTTGAGGCGGGCGGAGGGCATGCCGGCGGAGGGGCGGAAGGAGGGCCTGCTTCGGCGCGCCGGCCCGCGAATCAGCGATCCGCGGCAACAGCGGTCGCGCGCGCCTGAATCGCCTCCAGCAGCGCCTCGGGCTCGCCGGTTTCCTCGGTCTTGCGGTCGTGCCAGCCGGGGTAGGTGAGCAGGGTCACGCCGTACGTTTGCTTCCGGGTGTCCAGGGCGACCCGGGTGCTGTTGTCGGAGACCGCTTCAAGATCGATGGTGTACTTGTAGCGATTTGGCTGGAGCAGGCGACGCCGCTCGGGCGTAAGCGCGATGAAGTGGCCGCGCTTGTCCCGCGTGTAGATATCCAGTTCCTTTTCGCGCAACACATCCTTGACGGATTGCCAGGTGGCGTCGAAGGGGGCATCGACAACGACGGCGTGGTTCAGGGCGAAACCGGTGGTGTCGCGTGCGGCATGCGCGCACCCCAGGGGCAGGGTGGCGATGACGAGCAAGACACTGCCGCAAAGGAACTTAGAGCGGTTCATTTCCGTTCTCCGATGGGTTGCGGCGATTGTAGCACAGGGTTGGCGGGGGTTCAAGCCGCCGCGCGGGCAAAACAGAAAACGGCGCGCGTTCATTTCGGCGTGAACGCGCACCGTTGCGATTACCGGTGGCGGGGGATTACTCCTCCTCCTTCGCCTCGTCCTTTGTCTCGCTCTTCGCGGCGTTGCGCGTCTCGTGCTTGATTTCGTCGGACTTCTCGTCCGGTTTCACGGCGTCCTTGAATTCGGTGATCGCTTCGCCCAGAGAGCGTCCCACGCCCGAGATCTTGGATCCGCCGAAGAGCAGCAGCACAATAACCAATACGATAACCAACTCAGTCATTCCAAAACCAAACATGGTTTACTCCTGTCCTCTGTGCGACACAGAATTTGGTCCCGGCGCAATGCGGGACATGGGCGCCACGCGGCGATGGATCGGGGGGAGCTACCGCCTGCGCGCCTGGAACACGGCCTGCCATTGGCCTTCGCGGTTCCGCGGCGCGCATTACAAAGGCGTGTTTGCCGGGCGCGGTGCGGGGGGAAGACGTCAGCCAGGGTACAATTCAACACACCCGTCATTATAGACCGTGCCCGAGCACATTACAAGTGGCGAATGAGAGATGATCAGCGCAATCGCATCCAAGACCCGATCATGGCGTATGGGCGTAAACTTGAGTCGATACCGAGCCTGGAACCAATCAAAGTGCGCGTGTTGGAGCGCCGGCATCTCTGGCAAGGTAAGGAAAGCGCCGCGGCGCCGGCGCAGGCGGGCCCGTTACTTGCCGCCCATCAGCCCCGGGAAGTCGATCGGGGGCGTGGCGGTCTCGCCGAAGAAAAGCTTCTGCCCCGCGCCGCCGATGACATCGTCTTCCGCGCCGTCGAGGTCTTCAAGCAGAATCACGCGCTTGGCGGGCTTGTTCCTGGGGGCATCGGGTTGTATGGGTGACTTGTTCATGATGATTCCTCCATGATGGCCTAACGCCTGTTAAAAGCGATTTTTGTGCCAATTTCCTGTCACTATCGTAAGGTCTTATAAATTAAACCTTTAGCCCATTCACTGTGGCAATGCGGGATCAATGACTCTCGCAGAACGGGGCCATTCGTGGTTGCGTTTTGCGACCGAGGCTTCAGGGCGCTACCATGCAGCCGTGCGCGACGGCACAAAAAGCGGGAACGCCGCGACACGATCCCGACGCGGCGTTCCCTGGCCTGGCGACCCTCCCCGGGGGCTTCCCACAGGCTACCGCCTGCCGCTGGCGTCCAGCGACCTGTAGGCCGGGCTGTACCAGTCGGTGGGCGTGTAGTAGTGGGGGCCCCCCTTCACCTGCGCGGCTTCCTCATCCGCTGCATGCCGCGTCGTGGTCGTCTTGACCGCTTCCGCGGTCGCCAGATCGGTAAGAGCAAATGGGACGCATCAGAAGCGTACCGAGCCGTCGCCAAACGCGAAGTGGGCGCCGCCGGATTGAACGGAGCGGGACTCGCCGTCGACGCCGTCAAACTTGATATAGGCTGGCCCGCCCTTTACCTGTTCGGCCTCAACGGGATTCACGGCCATGACTTCTTGAATATCCTGCATCTTGATGTTGCTCATCGTGTCTTTCCTCGACCCCGTCGTGGGGCTTACTCTTCGTTGGTTCGGATTGAACAGCGCCTCGCCATTCAGACTCACGGCTTGCATAAAGCAGCGATCATGCCAATGGGGCTGTGACGTCGCAAGGGGTTGTATAACAGAGGCTTAGCGGGTTCCGTGCCGGCGGGTTGGGTGCGGGGGCGAGGCGTATCTGTTCGCCAAATAGTCTCGAAATTGGACTATGGTCCCGAAATGGATCCGCGCATATTCGTCAGGAAGTCGGTTTCCGGCCCCTCGGAGCGCGGAAGCGGCGGAGGGCGTCCCACAGCAGCAGCCCCCAGACTGGCGCATACTCGAGCCAGACCACGCGGTAGTGGAAGAAGTCGGCCTGCCCCCGGGCGTCGAAGTAGAACTTGAGGTAGTAGAGCGGCAGCATGACGGTCAGCAGGAGAAGCCCGCGGTTTGGAACCAGCACGAGCCAGGGCAGCAGCCAGGCGTAGTACCACGGGAACTGTACGGGGCTGAGCAGAAAGAGCGCGGCGGCCACGGTGCACCACCAGGCGGCCAGGTGGCGGCGCTGGTCCAATTCCGCCACTCCGAGCTGGCGCCGCCGCCACACCGACCACCCGCCGGCGCAGGCCAGCGCCGCGAGCGCAACGCCCGTGATGCCCTTCGCGAGCAGGTGCGCCTCTTGCGGGCCGAGCGGCGATCCGGCAAGGGCGGCGGACCGCGCGCCCAGCCAGGCGATCGCCATGAACAGCGCGTCGTTCATCTCCCAGCGCGCGCCATAGGCCACTAGGCCAGCGCCGTTGCCCAGGCCGCCCCAGAGCAGCATCGGCGCGACAAGGGCCAGCGCCAGGGCCGCGCACAGGAGCACGGCGTACAGAGCGCGGCGCCAGCCCGGGCCGCGGGCGCCCGCCACGATCGGCGCCAGGAGCGCGGGCCAGAATTTGATGGCCGCGGCGAGGCCCAGGGCGGCGGCGGCGGGGCGTGCGCGCCCGCGCAAGACCAACAGCAGCGCCAGCAACATCGGCGGGACCAACAGCAGATCCATGTGCACGCTGTTGTAGCATTCCTTCACGAAGAGCGGATTCCACCAGTAAATCAACACCCGCCACGCGGGAAGATCGAGCGCGCGAAGCAGGCCGATCAGGATCGCGAACACGGCGCAATCGAGCGCGAAATAGACCAGCCGCAGCCCCCCGATGGACCACGGCGCGGCCCAATGCGCAATCGCGAAGAAGGCCTGCGCCGCCGGCGGGTAGATCGTGCGCAGGTGTGCGTGGTTCACGCGCGCAATCACGGCGCCCGAATCCGCCGCGAGCGCGGCCAGCTCCGGGTCCGCCACGAGGCCGTCCCGGATGGCCCCGGGCGCGTGCGCGTAGGGGTTCTGCCCGGATGCCACCACGGCGCCGTCCCAGAGGTAGCGGTAGAAGTCATCTTCCAGCACCGGGGGGCCGGCGGACGCCGCGATGCGCATCAGGACGCCCGCGGCGAAGATCCACGCAAGCGCGTTGCGCGTTGGCGGGAGGGAGCCGCCGGCCCACACGGCGGCCAGGTAGACGGCGCCAGCGCCCATCAGGAGCGCGACGAGGAAGGGGATCGGGCGGGCGGCCATGTCGGACCCGTAGGCGAATTCGGGAGCGCGCCAGGCCAGTAGCGCGCAGGCCGCTACGAGCAGCCCGCCGCACGTGGTGACGATGCCGGCGCGCCCGCGGGCCCGGATCACGGCGCGCGCCCGGCGGCCACCGCATGATACACGTTGCAGTACGCGCGCGCCGCCGCCTCCCAGGTGTACGCTTTTGCGCGCGCGAGGCCCGCCGCGCGGAGGGCCGCCGCTTCTTCCGGGTTCGCGAGAATCGCAACGCACGAGGCCGCCATGCCCGCCAGGTCATCCACGGGGTGCACCCGCGCCGCCTCACCGGCCACCTCGGGCAGCGCGCCGCCGTCCGAGCAGACCACGGGCGTCCCGCAGGCCATGGCCTCCAGGACGGGCAGCCCGAAGCCTTCAAACCGCGAGGGCCACAGGAGCAGGTCGGCGGCGTTGTAGGCCAGCACGAGGTCCGGCTCGCTCAGTTGCGTGCGGTGTGCGAGGCGGGGTTCCAGTCCATGCCGGGCGATGAGTTGCTGTTCCTCCGGCGCGAACGTTCCGCCGACCTTGAGCAGCACAACGTCTTCGGGAAGGGACCGGAAGATCTCCAGCAGGCCGCCGATGTTCTTGTAGGGCAGACAGGTCCCCACGTGGAGTACCACGCGCTTGCCTTCCAGCCCGTGCCGCCGCCGGAAGGCGCCCAGGGCGTCGTCGCCGGGGTCCAGAGGCTGAAAGTGCGCCTCCACGGCCTGGGGAATGACGCTGGTTCGATCCTCGGAGCAAGCGGCGATGTCGAGGAGCGTGCGGCGGGTAAATTCCGAGACGCAAACCACGTGGGCGCAGCGGGCCAGGGCCTGGGTGGCCCTGGCGTAGAAATGCCGTCCTGCCCGGCCGCGAAAAATGGAGCGCAGGGAGGGATCGAGGAGGTAGGGCATGAGATCGTGACACGTAACGACGGTGCGCCGGTAGTTCCACGGGGCGATGCCGTAGGCGTGGTCGTTGTCAATGAGGTGGATGACGTCCGCGCGGCAGCAGGCGAGGCGGGCGGGGTTGAGAAAGCGCTTCCGCAGCTTCACCCGCTTCGGGTGGGTCGCCGCGCGCCCGCAATCGCCGCCGGGCGCGTCCAGGAGTTGTATCTCGTCGCCCGCGCCGAGCATCGGCGCCGCGTGGCGCGCGATGGAATACGCCGTGCGCAGGATGCTCGCGCGCCCTTCCTCGGGCACGTAGCCGCCGATCAGGACGCGCATGGGGGCGGGCCGCTATCCACGGCGGATGCGCTCCACAATCGAGGCCGTGGACTTCGTGAGGTCCCCCGCGATGAGCGCGATGCAGCCGCCGGATTCCTCGATGACGGCGCGCTCGCGTTCGTTGAGGCCGCCGTGGAGGTGGTGGAGCCCCTTGGCGTAGACATCCGGCTTGAGCGCCCGCAGCACCTCGGCGCAGTCGGGCTGGTCGAAGACGGTGATGTAGTCGATGCACTCGACGGCGGACAGGACCAGCAATCGCTCCGCCTCGGTGGCGAGGGGACGCCCCGGGCCCTTGACCGCCGCCACGGACGCGTCGCTATTGACCCCGACAATAAAGACATCGCCCAGGCGGGACGCCTTCAGGAGGAAATCGATGTGGCCGGCGTGCAGTATTTCGAAGCAGCCGTTCGTCCAGACGATGGTCTTGCTCTGGCGCCGGTAGTGTCCCGCGAGATCGACCAGGCCTTCCAGCGCAATCTGCTTGCTGGATTGCGGAATCGCGCTCATGGCGCGGGCGCGCCGGCCAGCTGCGCGCGCCAGTACCCCAGCAGGCCTTCCAGCAGGGACTCGAAGGGGATTTCCGGCTGCCAGCCCGTCGCTTCGGTGAAGCGGTCGTGGCAGCCACGGATCTCCGGCACATCGGAGGGGCGCATGCGCGCCGGGTCCTGCTCTACGGAAACGTCAACCGTACTCATGGCCACGAGCTGGTCGAGGGCCGACTGGATGGGCACGGAGACGCCGGAGCAGATGTTGTAGGCCGCGCCGGCGCGCCCGTGCAACGCGGCGAGCTCGTAGGCGCGGAGCACGTCATCCACATGCAGGAAATCGCGCGCCGCCTCCAGGTTTCCAACCCGCACGACGGGCGCGTGCAGGCCGGCTTCGATGGCCGCGATCTGCCGGGCGAAGCTGGAGAGCACGTAGCTTTCGTTCTGTCCGGGACCAGTATGGTTGAAAGGCCGGAGACGCACGCAATCA
This is a stretch of genomic DNA from Candidatus Hydrogenedentota bacterium. It encodes these proteins:
- a CDS encoding GDP-mannose 4,6-dehydratase — translated: MTGRALITGAAGFVGTRLADYLRGRGWDVVCSGHPAREGMIPCDFRDADSVAALLRDAGAVTHVFHLAAIAFVPDAEADPLLAMDVNLNGTIRLSEAMREACPDARLVFIGSADAYGPPQSIPVTEEHPLNPVNTYAISKAAADHYCGRLGRVKALDCVRLRPFNHTGPGQNESYVLSSFARQIAAIEAGLHAPVVRVGNLEAARDFLHVDDVLRAYELAALHGRAGAAYNICSGVSVPIQSALDQLVAMSTVDVSVEQDPARMRPSDVPEIRGCHDRFTEATGWQPEIPFESLLEGLLGYWRAQLAGAPAP